The Herminiimonas arsenitoxidans genome window below encodes:
- a CDS encoding Lrp/AsnC family transcriptional regulator, with protein sequence MTKMIKPTIKLDETDNAILDLLAQNGRMSNREVGRVLDIAEGTVRQRLKRLLETKAARIGLVTDVAAVGIAASAVLLINTLPEERRHVAARLAKRADCGFVGLTLGRYEMTAFISASTRVELAEILEEINVGIKGITKIEVREPVGWRMHRYDLVHVT encoded by the coding sequence ATGACGAAGATGATCAAGCCAACGATAAAACTGGACGAGACCGATAACGCAATACTGGATCTACTCGCGCAAAACGGTCGCATGAGCAATCGTGAAGTAGGGCGTGTTCTGGACATTGCGGAAGGGACTGTACGCCAGCGGCTCAAACGACTGCTTGAAACCAAGGCGGCGCGTATCGGTCTTGTCACCGATGTTGCTGCGGTCGGTATTGCGGCTAGTGCAGTACTACTGATCAATACGCTACCCGAAGAGAGACGTCATGTTGCAGCTCGGTTAGCAAAACGCGCTGACTGCGGTTTCGTCGGTCTGACTTTGGGGCGCTACGAAATGACTGCATTCATTAGCGCATCGACTCGTGTAGAGCTTGCGGAAATCTTGGAGGAGATCAACGTCGGCATCAAAGGAATTACCAAGATAGAAGTGCGTGAACCGGTCGGCTGGCGTATGCATCGCTACGATCTGGTTCACGTCACTTGA
- a CDS encoding DUF1329 domain-containing protein, producing the protein MNYRNYFIAIATGTLITASALAAPTPEEAKELGVSLTPMGAEKAGNKDGTIPAWDGGICKPIAGYKPIKGASGGAPYPDPFPNEKPLFRITAANLSKYADKIDAGTKELFQRYPNYAMDVYPTHRTACFPNYVYENTIKRVMSPKLVGTAPGLIGAHAQVPFPIPKSGFEAMWNANLKFEHANTKGDIDAVIVDTGGRVIKTSYQIVENQNAYWDNTITSIPEDKPYWSLIARSTYPPSEAGGGQMRHQFLRTDQKDPVAWSYIPGQRRVRLAPEFSYDTVATTSGGILLFDEINGFDGKMDKYDFKLIGKKEMYVPYNTYKFSSAPIEEQSTKDFGNVDLLRWELHRVWVVEGTLKQGQRHVQQKKIFALDEDSWSIMTYYGLDSAGKVHHAMQLLPTQQYDKPELRTGHYLLYDLNRGIYGNQNKQMGGTNPGFYQVAPYPANYFTPDSLAGRGIR; encoded by the coding sequence ATGAATTACCGAAATTACTTTATTGCGATCGCAACAGGCACTCTAATCACGGCTTCTGCCCTCGCAGCGCCGACGCCGGAAGAAGCCAAAGAACTCGGCGTTTCACTCACCCCGATGGGGGCAGAAAAAGCCGGAAACAAAGACGGCACAATTCCCGCCTGGGACGGTGGCATCTGCAAACCAATAGCAGGCTACAAACCAATCAAAGGCGCATCGGGCGGCGCACCTTATCCCGATCCGTTTCCCAATGAAAAACCGCTGTTCCGCATTACCGCAGCCAATTTGAGCAAGTACGCTGACAAGATCGACGCCGGTACCAAGGAATTATTCCAGCGATATCCTAACTATGCGATGGATGTCTATCCGACACACCGCACAGCCTGCTTCCCCAACTACGTCTACGAAAACACCATCAAGCGCGTGATGAGTCCGAAACTGGTTGGTACTGCACCCGGCCTGATAGGCGCTCATGCACAAGTACCGTTCCCGATTCCAAAATCGGGCTTCGAGGCAATGTGGAATGCCAACTTGAAATTCGAACACGCGAACACCAAGGGCGACATCGATGCCGTAATCGTTGACACTGGCGGCAGGGTGATCAAAACGTCCTATCAAATCGTCGAGAATCAAAACGCCTACTGGGACAACACGATTACTTCGATACCGGAAGACAAACCTTACTGGTCGCTGATTGCGCGCTCAACCTATCCACCGTCAGAGGCTGGTGGCGGGCAGATGCGCCATCAATTTCTGCGCACCGATCAGAAAGATCCTGTGGCATGGAGCTACATTCCTGGTCAGCGCCGTGTGCGATTGGCTCCCGAATTTTCGTACGATACCGTGGCGACCACGTCAGGCGGCATCCTGCTGTTTGACGAGATCAACGGCTTCGATGGAAAGATGGACAAATACGATTTCAAATTGATCGGCAAGAAAGAAATGTACGTGCCTTATAACACTTACAAATTCTCCAGTGCACCTATCGAAGAACAGTCCACAAAAGACTTTGGCAACGTCGATCTTCTGCGTTGGGAGTTGCACCGCGTCTGGGTCGTTGAAGGTACGCTGAAGCAGGGTCAGCGCCACGTTCAGCAAAAGAAAATCTTTGCTCTGGACGAAGACTCCTGGAGCATCATGACTTACTACGGTCTTGACAGCGCGGGCAAGGTCCATCACGCCATGCAACTACTGCCAACGCAGCAATACGACAAACCTGAATTGCGTACCGGCCACTACTTGCTGTACGACCTGAACCGCGGCATTTACGGCAACCAGAACAAACAGATGGGTGGCACCAACCCCGGTTTTTACCAAGTGGCCCCGTATCCAGCAAATTACTTTACGCCGGATTCACTGGCAGGCCGTGGCATACGCTAG